One stretch of Musicola paradisiaca NCPPB 2511 DNA includes these proteins:
- a CDS encoding ABC transporter permease, with protein sequence MARFILVRLLEALIAVWGVVTLVFFITRVLGDPTVLLLPVGAGQAELDALRHALGLDLPLYQQYARTLWAMLHGDFGVSFQYMQPAFEVVLRHMPATVTLALTALLFGVLLGAAAGAVAALMRGTLLELVVMVAALLGQATPVFWLGVMLILLFSVQLGWLPTGGAGGVRHVVLPAATLAVFVTASIARLLRSAMLDTLREDYVRTARAKGLLPHTVFFWHVARNALIPVVTMVGIIAGELLGGSVVTETVFAWPGVGRLIVQAIQVHDFPVIQAGVVVVAVLFIAINVMVDMLYGVLDPRISHRR encoded by the coding sequence ATGGCGCGCTTTATTCTGGTTCGGCTGTTGGAGGCGCTGATCGCCGTCTGGGGCGTGGTGACACTGGTGTTTTTCATCACCCGCGTACTGGGGGATCCCACCGTGCTGCTGTTACCGGTGGGTGCCGGGCAGGCGGAGCTGGACGCCTTGCGCCATGCGCTGGGGCTGGATCTCCCGTTGTATCAACAGTACGCCCGCACGCTGTGGGCCATGCTGCACGGGGATTTCGGCGTCTCGTTTCAGTACATGCAGCCGGCGTTTGAGGTGGTGCTACGGCATATGCCCGCCACCGTGACGCTGGCGCTGACGGCGCTGCTGTTCGGGGTGCTGCTGGGCGCGGCGGCGGGTGCGGTCGCCGCCCTGATGCGCGGCACGCTGCTGGAGCTGGTGGTGATGGTGGCGGCGTTGCTGGGGCAGGCGACGCCGGTCTTCTGGCTGGGCGTGATGCTGATCCTGCTGTTTTCGGTGCAACTGGGCTGGCTGCCCACCGGCGGCGCGGGCGGCGTGCGCCATGTGGTGCTGCCCGCCGCCACGCTGGCGGTGTTCGTCACCGCCTCCATCGCCCGTCTGCTGCGCTCCGCCATGCTCGATACCCTGCGGGAGGACTATGTGCGTACCGCCCGCGCCAAAGGGCTGTTGCCGCATACGGTGTTTTTCTGGCACGTGGCGCGTAACGCGCTGATCCCGGTCGTCACCATGGTGGGTATTATCGCCGGCGAGCTGCTGGGCGGCTCGGTGGTGACGGAAACGGTGTTCGCCTGGCCCGGCGTCGGACGGCTGATCGTGCAGGCGATTCAGGTACACGATTTCCCGGTGATCCAGGCCGGCGTAGTGGTGGTCGCCGTGCTGTTCATCGCCATCAATGTGATGGTGGACATGTTGTACGGCGTGCTTGACCCGCGTATTTCCCATCGTCGTTAA
- a CDS encoding ABC transporter permease — MKTVIWALSRHRGGLFGLAMILLLLAAALAAPWFGLPSPTQSNLLLRMQPPSWSGLLTPGAHPLGTDELGRDVLSRLLFGSRITLTVALSAVLLGGVVGVLLGMLAGYYGGLIDRVLMRLVDIQLALPLMLLALLVVAALGPSLQNLVLVLALTSWIRFARIIRGQTLSLREREFILSAQAIGASGWRILLRHLLPNVLTPALVVATLELARIIIMDAALSFLGLGVQPPAPSWGRMLADGRVYLSSAWWIVTFPGLSILLTVLSVNLLGDGLRDYFDPTLRNQR; from the coding sequence ATGAAAACCGTTATTTGGGCGCTGAGCCGCCACCGCGGCGGCCTGTTTGGTCTGGCGATGATCCTGTTGCTGTTGGCGGCGGCGCTGGCGGCGCCCTGGTTCGGGTTGCCGTCGCCCACCCAGTCAAACCTGCTGCTGCGCATGCAGCCGCCGAGCTGGAGTGGGCTACTGACGCCGGGGGCGCATCCGCTGGGCACCGATGAGCTGGGGCGCGACGTGTTGTCACGGCTGTTGTTCGGCAGCCGCATCACGCTGACGGTGGCGCTGAGCGCGGTGCTGCTGGGCGGTGTCGTCGGCGTGCTGCTGGGCATGCTGGCCGGGTACTACGGCGGGCTTATCGATCGTGTGCTGATGCGGCTGGTGGATATTCAACTGGCGTTGCCGCTGATGTTGTTGGCGCTACTGGTGGTGGCGGCGCTGGGGCCGTCGTTGCAGAACCTGGTGTTGGTGCTGGCGCTGACCAGTTGGATCCGCTTTGCCCGCATCATTCGCGGGCAGACGCTGTCGCTGCGCGAACGGGAGTTCATCTTGTCGGCGCAGGCCATCGGCGCGAGCGGCTGGCGCATTCTGCTGCGCCATCTTCTGCCCAACGTACTGACGCCCGCGTTGGTGGTGGCGACGCTGGAGCTGGCGCGCATCATCATCATGGATGCGGCGCTGTCGTTTCTCGGGCTGGGGGTGCAGCCGCCTGCGCCAAGCTGGGGGCGGATGCTGGCGGACGGGCGGGTTTACTTGTCCAGCGCCTGGTGGATCGTCACCTTTCCCGGCCTGAGCATTCTGCTCACGGTATTGAGCGTCAACCTGCTGGGCGATGGGTTGCGCGACTATTTTGACCCGACATTGAGGAACCAACGATGA